In one window of bacterium DNA:
- a CDS encoding nucleotidyltransferase domain-containing protein: protein MNNELKERDLENIIKALERFSQIEQAVIFGSRAKGSHKKGSDVDLAIKGKDISDETVKHLSFTLNEEIPLPYFFDVVHYESINNPDLIEHINRVGKIIYKGADSQTRIRNNPIQSQDFIANLRFRTSPG, encoded by the coding sequence ATGAATAACGAATTAAAAGAGCGTGATCTGGAAAATATTATCAAAGCATTAGAGAGATTTTCTCAGATTGAACAGGCGGTTATATTTGGTTCACGCGCCAAAGGAAGCCATAAAAAAGGGTCTGATGTTGATCTGGCCATAAAAGGGAAGGATATTAGCGACGAAACAGTCAAGCATCTAAGCTTCACGCTTAACGAAGAAATTCCCTTACCATATTTTTTTGATGTGGTTCATTACGAAAGCATAAATAACCCTGATTTGATTGAACATATCAACCGTGTGGGGAAAATTATTTATAAAGGAGCAGATTCACAAACCCGAATTAGGAATAATCCTATACAATCTCAAGATTTTATTGCTAATTTAAGATTTAGAACAAGCCCTGGTTAA